The genomic window ACAATAACAACATCCATTTTATCGAGCCACTTGATCGCATCAACAACGCCCTTTGTTGCTTCTTTTGCTCTTTGTTTTGCTTGTTTTTCCTTCATGCCTTTCTTCATGAAGTCTTCATAATCTATTTTTGTAGCAATTCCGGGTGTGTCTACGAGATTGAATTTGAGTTCTTTTCTGCCTTTTTTGACGACAATGCTTTCTTTTTCTTGAACTTCTCGAGTTTCATGTTCTATTTTGGAGGCACTTCCCATCTCTTCGCCAAGCCAGTCTTGACAGATAACGTTTGCAAGCGTTGTTTTACCTCCATTTGGAGGCCCATAAAGACCTATTTTGATGTCTCTTCGAGATTTGAAAATATCCTTGAGAACCTTTTGAATGAATTTTTGAACGAAATTGATCATGTAAATAACCCCTTTTTTCCTCGTCTAAAAGAGCTAAACGCGCTTTAAATAACTTTTGTTTTCTTCTAGTTGGTGACGAAAAAATTAAATAGTCAATTTGCTGTTCTGAGAAGAATGGATGATGTTGTGCGCGCCGACCTTATAGATGTTCTTGAGGGTGTGCTTTTTTGCATAGAAAAGAAAAATTCTGATGGGATCAAAGAACTCTCAGAACGGGCAATTGACACAGCAAGCAAATATGATAGCACGCATGCTCTTAAATTCGCAGTTTTGCTTTATGCAGCGTCAAAAATTCTTGGACGTTGTGGATTTACTCATGGGGTGTGCGTGGATATTAAGAAGGGCTTTTTGAGAGCAAAGCAGTTTTTAGAGCGAGGAGATGATGCATCTGTTGAGCGCGAGGTTAAAAAGCTTTTCAAACAACTTTCAGCTTCCGAGAAGAAGTTTCGTTCATTTGTTGATTACGTGGTGGAGTCTGCTCAAACAAAAAAAGGTGCTGGGCTGTATAAAAGAGGGGTGAGTCTTGCAAGAGCGGCTGAATTATTGGGTATTTCTCGTTGGGAACTTATGCAGTACGTTGGAAAAACGCGTATTGTTGATGAGGATAAGGTTCCTCTTCGTGTAAAGGATCGACTGAATTTTGCACGGAGGTTATTTTCATGAGGCAAATCGTTTTTGATGCAGGACCCATTATTTCGCTTGCAACGAACAATCTTCTCTTCATTTTGAAAGAACTGAAGAATCAGTTTGATGGTGTTTTCCTTGTTTCCAACTCTGTTATTGGTGAACTCGTCGATGCGCCTTTAAAGACGAGGAAATTTAAGTTTGAAGCGTTGCAAGTTCTCAAGTTGTTACGAGAAAGAACGCTTATCGCGGCGTATTCGCCTCAGATCGATGAGATTACCGTTACCCTTGAGCGCCTTGCAAACAATATCTTTCATTGTCATCATCATCCAATAACTATTCTTCAAAGGGGTGAGCTCTCATCACTTGCTCTTGCAATTCATCGTGGTGCTGATGCAGTGGTGGTTGATGAGCGCATCACAAGGATACTTATAGAATCTCCTCAAAGTCTTGTGAAGATTTTTGAGCGTAGGTTGCGAACAAAAGTATGGGTGGATCGTAACACTCTTGATCAGTTTTCATCGCTTACGCGCGATGTGAGGATATTGCGCTCGACGGAAATTGTTGCAGTTGCGTTTGAGAAGGGGTTGCTTGATCAATTTCTTGCGCAAATCCCTGATGCAAGAAGGGTATTGCTTGACGCGTTACTGTGGGGGCTTAAACTTAATGGTTGTGCAATTTCCGAGAGGGAGATTGAGAAGATTGAAAAAGCAATTCTCTAACTACTGAATAATCAAAAGGTTTATATACCTCGTTCTCGACGGTTAGCCTCATAACATTTGTTTTGGAGGATAAACAAAAATGGCAAAAAAAGTTGCAAAGGTTGGTATTGACAAAGAGCCTGGCTACTTGTACTTCGTCGACAAGGATGGAGACATTTCTTGTGCGAAGATGAGTAGAGGTAAAAAAAAGAGTTCTGCTAAGCCCAAAAAAGTGGCTAAGGTCGGCGTACAAAAAGAGGCAGGTTACTTGTACTTCATTGATAAGGATGGAGATGTTTCTGCAGCAAAGATGGTTCGCGGTGGAAGAAAAAAATCTTCTAAGAAGAAGGCTGCGAAGAAAAAGGCAAAGAAAAAAGTAGCTAAGAAGAAGGCTACTAAGAAAAAAGCTGCCAAAAAGAAGGCTACCAAAAAGAAAGCTACTAAGAAGAAGGCTTCTAAAAAGAAATCCAAAAGGTAGTTCTGAATTTTTATGTGCGGGCTTCCGCACATTCCTTTTCTTCTTATTTTTTTTGAGCGATTTTCGGGTTGTGTTGCGGAACAAAAGGCAGAATCGGAAGACAAACTTAACTACTTCAGAGTAGTAACTATTATAAGGGGGTTCTCTTCTCGAAGTATTCTATGGGCACACTACATTATCTCAACCTTTCTGAGTCCCTGTTACGCGAGCAAAAACGTAACAGCAAACCCCAACTCGCAGAAGAAGGTATTAGGGGTGGAATTAATGTGTTTCTCTGTGAGCCGTCAGATGATTTTCTTCTTCGTTCAGTCATTAAACTGCCCCAAAAAACCCTCTGCTCACATCACGGTCGTCCTCTAAGAGCTTCTAAAGGAAGAATTATGGAGGCGTCTTGCCTTGCAGGAATCAATCCTCATCACTATCAAACAAAAGGTGATGTTGGAACGTGGTATTACGCTCTTACAGATCTTCTAGGGCAGTGCTATTCCAAAGGAGCATTCAACACACAAGTCTACCTTCCCTTTACCGCACTCACAGTAAAGGAAGAAGAGCACATTCTTGCTACATCCACATTCGAAGATGGCATCATTCACTTTGAACACTTTTGTTACACACTAGAGCAATTTCTTCGAAGCGTTTCTTCACTGCGGTGACAACAGCACACTCAAATAGTTGTTCAACTTCGCACACCCCATGAGATTTATTCACTGTGCAGATATACACATAGGGGCGTGGAGAGACCAGCGTATGTCCCAACTACCCCTCAAAGCATTCACACAACTTGTTGATGACGCACTTTCTCTTAAGGTGGATTTTATTCTGCTCGCAGGTGACTTTTTCAACACTGCACTTCCATCAATTGACCTACTCAAATCAACAATCATTCAACTCATAAGACTCAAAAACGCGCAAATACCCGTATACTGCATCCCTGGATCGCACGACTACTCGCCATCAGGAAAGACCATGCTAGATATCCTTGAACAAACAAACCTTCTTACAAACGTGTTCAAAGGAACCATACGAGATGAAGAACTACATCTCGCATTCACACAAGACCCAAAAACGGGAGCAAAACTCACGGGTATGCCAGGACGCAAAGGCGTGCTTGAGAAAAAACTCTACACAAAACTCGCGCGCACAAATCTTGAACAAGAGGTAGGATTCAAAATTTTCTTATTTCACACTGCTCTTGACGAACTCAAACCAGAACATCTTGACCTGATGGATGCAGCACCAATTTCTTTGCTTCCTCAAGGGTTTGAATATTACGCGGGAGGTCATGTACATGTCGTTAACCAAAAGACGTTTTCGCAGTACAAGAATGTGCTTTATCCAGGACCTCTTTTTCCCACAACGTTTTCAGAACTAGAACGCCTAAGCGTTGGAGGGTATTACTTCTATGATGAGGGAACAATCACCTACGAACCAATAGTTGTAAAAAAACATCAACACTTCGTTATTGACGTAACAAATAAAAGCCCCGTACAGATTAACGAAGAGATTATTCGCATTGCAAACAACCCTATCGACCAAACAATTATCACCGTGAGGTTTACAGGCGAGCTTGAAAATTCCACACTTGCAGACATAAATCTACAGTCAGCACGATCATTCATTGAACAAAAAGCTTTTTGCGTGCTCTTCTCACTCAATGAAGTTATGGTGAAGAAAAAAGAGATGAAAAAAGAAATCATTAAGGTGACTGCTGAGCAAGAAGAGATTATGCGAGCTCTTGATTGTGAAAGAAAAGAAGGAGAGACAGTACATGACTTTGAGAAGCGACTCTTGGAAAGGGTGTTTGCAACACTACAAATCAAGTAATTCCTTGAGAAGTTTATTCACTTGAGCAGGACTTGCTTGTCCCTTAGTTTCTTTCATCACCTTTCCAACAAAGAAATTAATTGCTTTTGGCTCGCCCGATTTAACGTCTTCAACCGCCTGAGGATGTTCTTCAATGAGTTTTTGCAGAAGCGGTTTAAGTGCAGAACTATCTGAGACAACTTCTAAACCTTTCTCCTTAACATATTCTTTTGGAGAAAATGGTCTTTTAATAAGCTCTGCAAGAATCTCTCTTGCGGAAATGTCCGTGATTTTCTTCTCATCAACGAGCTCAAGAAGCTCAATTATTTGTGATTCATCCGCTTCAACCTCAGACCACACTTTTTCAGACTCATTAAGCACCTTATTCAATTCATGGCGTAACCAACGAACAGCGAGTTTCGGATCAATGCGCTGAGCAACTTCCTCAAAAAGATGCGCAAGACTTAATTCTTGTGCCAAGATTCGAGCATCTTCTTCAGGAATACTGTGCTCTTCAACAAATTTCTTCACTTTTTCAAAATGCAACTCAGGCATAGAATCTTTAATTGAGTTCACAAATTCTTCTGAGAGCGTAATGGGAACAAGGTCTGGATCAATAATATATCCGTAATCTGCTTCGGTCTCTTTAGTACGCATACGTGTAGTAACTCCTTTAACAGCGTCCCAAGCTCGAGTATCTTGAACTAGTTGCTCTCCTCTCTTAACTGCGTCTCTTTGCCTTTCAACCTCATAACATAACGCTCTCTCAATTTCTTTAAATCCGGTAATGTTCTTTACCTCTGAGCGAACGTATCCTGACTCCTTAATAGAAATATTTGCATCAGCTTTAATGATACAGGTTGAAGCATCAAAGACACCTAAGTAATGAAGAACGGTGATAAGCTCTTTCATAAGTTCGCGTGCTTCCTCGGGAGAATTCATATCCGGTCCGGTAACGATCTCGCACAGCGGATCTCCTGATCTGTTATAGTCAACAAGAGAATACGCTCCCTTGTGCACAAGACTTGCAGGATCTTCTTCAAGATGTGCTCTTACAATTCCCACTGTTTTCCCAGAAGGAAGGCGGATGTGACCATTACTTCCAAGAGGGATTTCAAACTGAGACGTTTGATAATTTTTTGAAAGATCTGGGTAAAAGTAGGACTTTCTTGAAAAAATAAGCGTGGGTGCAATACTGCAATGAAGTGCAAGTGCAAGTTTAATGCCTTGCTCTATTGCTGCTTTATTAACAACTGGTTTCGCACCAGGCATGCCAAGACAGGTAGGACAGGTACGTGAATTGGGTGGTTCATTCTCCCTTAACGGGATTCTCGAGCAGCCACAAAAGAGTTTAGTTCGAGTATTCAACTCAACGTGAATTTCTAAACCTATAACAACATCAGAAGTAAATGACTCGCTCATCTGAACTGCACCACCTTGTCCTCTTCAAAATGATTCCCTATGACAAGCAATCCGGAAGGAAGCTTGGTGTCTAGCGGAACGTTCATATGGGGAAGCCCTGCAAGATTAGGTCCAACGACGAGTTGATCTGCCAAGTAGTGTTGCAGAGGTGTGAGTTTTTCAATTTCATCAAAAGTGGGAGGAAACATGGGGGATGTCGCGCTGACAATAACATCAACTTCTTCAAACGCTTTCTTGTACTCATTGATGATTTCCGTGCGTACGCGTGCTGCTTTGATGTAAAAGGCGTCACGTTGTCCTGCCATGCGTGCAAAGGTGCCTAAAATGATGCGACGCTTTGCTTCTTTTCCGAAGTGTTTAGAGCGCACCTTAGTAAAGTACTCATTGTAGGGCTCTTCAAGAGGTTCAACCATACCATAACGCATACCGCAGTACTTGGCAAGATTGGTTGAAGCTTCACTCATAGCAAGAATGTAATATGTCGCAAGAGAATACTTTTTAGTCAAGGGGAGATTAATCTCTTTAACACACGCACCTTCTTGTTTCCACAGGTCTATTTTCTTATTCATTGCCTGTACAATTTCAGGATGAACGCCTTCAATGTTGAGAACGCCAATGGTAAGACCATTAACTCCCCTGTATGAGAGGGGTTCTACTTTTTTCTTGCTTGAAGTAGAATCTTTTTCATCATAACCCATAATCACATTGAGGGTTTTGATGATAAGTTCAGGATCCTTACTAAGGGGACCTATTTTATCAAGGGAATTACCATAAGAGAGTAATCCATATCGAGAAACACGACTATACGTTGGCGCAAAACCGTACACACCACAAAACGCTGCGGGAACAACAATACTCCCTCCTGTTGATTCGCCTAGCGCTACGTGATTATCAATGAGCTTTGCAGCAGCCCCTGCACCGCCACTTGAACCACCACAACTGCGATTTTGATCAACGGGGTTTTTGGGAATGGGAACATCAAGACCGGTGTTAACGCAAAATCCTCCAAATCCAAACTCGTCTTGAATAGTTTTTCCAATAATGGTTGCTCCCGCCGCAAGAACCTTTTCAACGACGGTTGCGTTGATAAGCGGTTTATACCCTTTGAGAATCCTACTTGATGCAGTGGTTTCCATACCTTTTGCGCAGATCGCATCTTTAAGAGAAATAGTGACTCCACTAAGAGGCCCGTCTTGAGTTGGCTTCATCTCTTGTAAGGTGCTAAAACAATGAGTAAGTTCTTGTGCTTGTTGAGGAGTCATAGTATTTTAGGTCCTTTGAAATAAGAATCTTTTTTATGTTCTGTTTGTGAGAGCGCTTCTTCAATGCTTAAGCATTCTTGGGGTTCATCTTCTCGCAAAGCATCTTGAAGAGGAAGAGGGTGAAAACTCGGCTCTGCGCTGGTTTCAAACTCTTTGATATGCTCGAAAAAATCCAGGATTTCTTTGAGTTGTGATAAGAATTCTTCTTTTTCTTCTTCACTTAATTCAATTCGCGCATTCTTTGCAACTTGTTCTAAGAGTTCTTTGGTGATGTCCATTATTGCGATCTGGGAAGTTTAAGATCTATGAACAGTTCTTTGAGTTGTTCTTTTGAGATCTGCGAAGGAGATCCGTCCATGGGACACTGAGCACTTTTATTCTTCGGAAACGCGATGACTTCTCTGATGTCATCAAGACCCAATGCAAGTGCTACGATACGATCAAAGCCGATACCCATTCCGCCATGAGGTGGGACGCCGTATTTGAATGCTTCAAGAAGAAATCCAAACTTTTCTTGTGTTTCTTCTTCACTAATGCCAATTGCGCGAAGCACTCTTGTTTGTAATTCTGGGTTTGTGTTACGAATAGATCCTGATGCAATTTCAACACCGTTGAGGACAAGGTCGAATTGTTTACAGTATACTTTTCCAGGATCGTCTTCAAGATATTGTATGGTTTCTTCGGTGAGCATGGAAAATGGGTTGTGGCCTGCTTCCCATTTTTCCTCATCTTCATTCCACTCGAAGAAGGGAAAGTCAGTAACCCACACGAAGTTGAGTTTGTCTTCGTCAATGAGGCCTTGTCTTTTACCAATTTCACGTCGAAGTTTGTCAAGAACAAGATGTGTTGTGTGTTTGGTATCTGCGATGAAGAGTAGAACGGTGTCAGGCTGCGCACCCGTTTTCTCTTTGATTTGTGCAAGGATGTCTTGAGAGAAGAACTTTGCGATGTTTCCTTCAAATCCTTCAGGAGTTGCGCGCATCCAGGCCATTCCTTTTGCACCTGCTTGCTGGGAAAACTTAATGAGTTCGTCAAGTTCTTTTCTTCCGATATTTTTTGGAGGGTTAATGCATTTTACAATTCCCCCGTTTTCAACAACACTTCTAAACACAGTAAAATCGCTGTTACGAACAATATCAGTTACATCATGTAAGAACATCTCAAAGCGGGTATCTGGTTTATCTGTTCCGTATTTTTCCATTGCTTCTGCAAAGGAGATTCTTGGAAACGGTGTTGGAAGTTCTACTTGTTTGATCTCTTTGAAAATCGCCTTCATAATAGTTTCCCCGACTTCATAGAGCTGTTCAAGTGTGGGAAAACTCATTTCAAGATCTATTTGAGTGTGTTCAGGTTGTCTGTCTGAGCGCAGATCTTCATCACGTAGGCACTTTGCGAATTGGTAGTATCTATCACAACCACTCGCCATAAGTATTTGCTTGTAGAGTTGAGGAGACTGAGGAAGAGCATAAAACTTTCCCGGATTCACTCTTGAGGGAACGACGTAATCGCGTGCACCTTCAGGGGTTGATTTGACAAGAAGGGGTGTTTCAACATAAAGAAATCCTTGCGAATCTAGTTCTTTGTGAACTGCTTGCATTGCTTTGTGGCGTGCAAGAAGGTTTCTTTGCATGATTGGCCTTCTTAGATCAAGAAATCTGTATTTGAGACGTAAATCATCACTTACAACCTTACGGTCATCAACTTCAATAGGTGGTGTTTGAGCTTTGCTAAGGATGGTAAGCTGAGTAACTTCAACTTCAATTTCTCCCGTTTCAAGGTTGGGATTAACAAGCCCTTCACCTCGTGCAAGCACTTTGCCAGTAACTTCAAGCACATCTTCTCTTCTGAGGTGTTCAGCATCACTAAAATCAGGGCAGTCAGGGTTGAAGACGATCTGAGTTATTCCATAGCGATCCCTAAGATCAACAAAGATAACGCCTCCATGATCCCTTCTGCTATTCACCCATCCACAAAGTGTCACTGTTGATCCTACGTGGTCTTTGCGTAATTGATTGCAAGTATGCGTTCTAGTCATAAGAGGGAATGCTCAAATCTTTGTTTATAAAGGTTTGCCGTTGTTTACGTACTGGTTAGGTACCAATCAGATACCGTCTCGTCCTCCCAACACAAGACTGCCAAGTAGGATTTGGTTGGGTGTAGGAGGAATGAGTATAAGCTTATAAAACAAGCATTACCCTCTCAAAACATGTTCAATATCAAAGCAAAGCAAGGCATGGCAAGAGTGGGAGAGCTTACCACTCCTTCGGGAAAACGAATCAAAACCCCGTTTTTCATGCCTGTTGCTACAAAAGGATCTGTGAAGTTCATAACTTCTGAGGATCTTGCACAGATGGGTGCAGGAGCAGTGATTATGAACTCCTATATGCTCTCCTTCAAGCCGGGCCAGGAACTTATTAAAAAAGCAGGAGGGCTGCATGCATTCACGGGGAATGACGGAGTAATCTTTACAGACTCGGGTGGTTTTCAGATGCTTCGCGAAGAATTATTCTTGGAAATAACAAATAACAAGGTGAAATTCAAAAATCCCTATACGCTCAAACCCACTTGGTTCTCACCTGAAACGGTAATGGAATTACAAGCGGATTTGGGAAGTGATGTCGCAATGGCTCTTGACCACGTACCTGCAATACGCGCGGATAAAGAGGAGATACGAAAGGCCTGTGCGCGAACACATCTCTGGGCTAAGAGGTGTCTTGATCATCACAAAAAACTACGAGAAGAAAAAGGCGTAAAGCAGCTACTTTTTGGTATTGCACAAGGAGGGGTTCATGAAGACTTACGTGAAGAGTCTGCAAGAATCATCAGTGCTATGGATTTTGATGGTTTTGCAATGGGTGGTTTGTGCATCGGTGAGACGCGTGAATCCATGTACCAAGCAATCACGGTGCAAGCAAAAATTCTTCCTGAAAACAAACCACGCTATTTGATGGGGGTGGGCTCTCCAGAGGATCTTGTTGAAGCGGTAGCGCATGGTTGTGACTGTTTTGATAGCATTTTTCCCACGCAAAACGCGCGACATGGTATTGTTTTCACTCGGGATGGGGCGTATGATATTAAATCCTCTGAGTTCAAGGAGGATTTCTCCCCTCTTGACATCCATTGTTCATGTAAGATTTGTAAAAGATATTCAAGGGCGTTTATCCACCACCTCTTTCGCTCAAAAGAACATTCCGTTTACCAATTGGTTTCTTATCATAACTTATTCTTCAACCAGCAAGTAATGCGTGAATGTCGTGAGCATATCAAGAAAGGAACATTTGACACGTTCAGAAAAGAGTTTATTGAAAGGTACACGCAAGGATCATTCAAAGAAAAAGAGTTTAGCGAAATAAAATGATGAGTACTACTCTGATTACTTCTTCTTATTGGTTTTATTGATAAACCAAATGCTCAAAATAAAAATAACTACTAAAATCAGAAAACCCACCTTACTGCGTGAGCCAAAATAAGTCCAGGTTGAGAAGAATGAGGACAGCACTGCTCCCATGAAGAGACCGTTTTTAACGTAGTCAAGAACTGGCGCGAAGAGTGCGACGAGAAGAGCGATTAAACTTGCAAGGGTTACGAAGACATATTTGTATCCTCGAATGGTATTGTTCTCTTTATCTATGCGTTCTTGTTCTGCCCTGTTCTGATCGGCGCAGGCTTGCTGTTCTGCTCTTTCCTGCGCAGTCATATTCTCAGAGGGTTTGGGGTAAAAGCAGTCCTTCCACTCATACGTTTTCTCCTCAAAAAAAACATTTGCGCCCATAAATACAAGAGGAATAAAAAGAAGTGCAATAATTGAAGGATAGAGGATGCTTTGCCAGTTTTTCATAGTTTGCCGGTAAGATGTAAATCTAATATTAAGTTTTCTAATTTCTGCAAGTCGTACTTGATTGAATCAAATTTTTTGCGCAGTTCCCCATTTGAAAATTCAAAGAGCATAAGCTCATCATATATTTCAGAGACTGCATCTTTGAGCATGAGGGCATCTTTAGTGTTTCCTTTAATACTTTGATTGATGGCGCGACGAACAAGCTCTCCCGTAACGTCGATAAGGCCCAGGAGGTAGTGTTCAGGTTCTAATTGGAGTTCTTTGGATGTGGGAATTCTTTTTTTGGTGAGTAAGTCATGTAATATTCTTGCTTCTGCATATTCTTGAGCTGCCACCTTGAAACTTCCAGAAAAGAGTAATCGAGGTTTGTCTTTTACAAATTCGTAGAGTTTTTTGAAGAGTTCTTCAAGCTCTTGAACCTTTTTAGACGTGGTTGCATCGTCGCGGTGAAGCGCGTAGATAACCTCTTTGGATTTACGCACAACTTCACGTGATTGTTTTATGACTTGTTCTCTTGCTTCATCTGCGCGGTCAAGTTGTTCGCGCAGCATTGAAAGATCGTTCTTATCAAGCATATGGTTGTGATTATTTGTGTCTATTTAAGTCTTATTGGGTGGATTGAGTGCGTCTAGACGCAGTACGACAAAACATTTAAAAAGCGCGAAAGGGTGGTAGTTTATAAGATGGTGTCGGCATTTCGAGGTGTACTTGAGTTCTTTGACCGGATTGGGATTTATGATGTTGTTCTACCATTTCTTCTCGTTTTCTCGATTGTCTTTGCAATTCTTGAAAAGTCCAAAGTTTTTGGAACTGAAGTTCTCGAAGACGGCAAGAGGTATACAAAGAAGAATATTAATTCCATGGTCGCTTTTGTTGTTGCGTTCCTTGTCGTTGCTTCATCAGAGATTGTTCGTATCATCAATGAATCTCTTGCTAACATGGTTATTTTGCTCATGCTCGCAGTATCGTTTCTCATTTTGATCGGAGTGTTTTACAAAGCAGAAGATGAAGAAGGGTTTTGGCTTAGCGAAGGAGGTTGGAGGACTTTGTGGATTATCATCATGTTTGTGGGTATTGTCCTTATTTTCCTCAATTCCCTTGGTTGGCTAGAAGTTCTGTGGGAATATTTATATACGAAGTGGGACAGTACTGTTGTAGGATCAGTGATCCTCCTTGCAATTGTAATTGGCATGATGTACGCAATTACAAAGTCGCCCAAAGAAGGAGGTAAATAAAGAGGATTATGGCTACGTTTGATACGGTTTTACGAACACTTGAATCATGGGGTCTTTCTGACGTTGTTCTTCCTTTTTTCTTGATTTTCACTATTGCCTTTGCAGTCTTCCAGCGAGCGCATATTTTTGGTTCAGGAGAGGAGACACGAACATACAATGTTATTCTCTCAACTATTCTGGGCCTTGTTGTTGTTATTCCTCATGTTCTTGGAAGGTATCCGCGAGGGTCAGATCCCGTTGAGATTATCAACGCTGCACTTCCAAATATTGCCGTACTTCTCGTAGCAGTAGTTATGGTGTTTTTACTCCTCGGTCTTTTCGGAGCAAAGCAGAAGTGGCCGAATAAAGCATCAGGATTCATCGCATTCATCTGTTTCATCATCGTAGGATATATCTTTGGAGCAGCAGCTGGATGGTTTGACGATACGTTTAGACTTGATCAGTGGATCAGTCCAGATACACAGGCCTTACTCATAGTGGTGGGTGTTTTTTCACTAATCATATGGTTCATCACGAGAAACCCTAAAGCGGAACCAAAAAACTACGGAAAGAAGTTCTTTGAAGCAATAGGTGACATGTTTGAAGGATCATAGGTACAAGAAGAAATTCAATAAATAAAAAATTCAATAAATAAAATAACGGGTAAACATCATGGCAACATTTGACACGGTCTTACGAACACTTGAAAGCTTAGGACTCTCTGACGTCCTCTTACCTTTTTTTCTTATTTTTACTATTGCCTTTGCAGTATTACAACGCGCAAAAGTTCTTGGAGATCCAGAATCAGACCAATCCGTGCGCACATATCATGTAGTACTCTCAACCATTCTTGGTTTAGTGGTGGTTATTCCGCACATGCTTGGAAAATACCCTCCAAACGCAGATATTGTGAATATTATCAACGCAGCACTTCCTAATGTCGCGGTTGTTCTCGTAGCACTTGTCATGGTGCTCTTGCTAGTAGGGGTGTTTGGAGGCTCACCAACGTGGGCAGGCGGAGCAAGAGGGTTCATAGCATTCCTCTCTTTTGCAGTGGTGTTCTACATTTTTGGTTCTGCTGCAAATTGGTTCCCTGTGAACTGGAGTGTTGATAGGTGGATTGCTCCAGATACTCAGGCAGTGCTCATCGTCCTTGCAGTATTCGCGCTTATCATTTGGTTCATTACAAAGAAACCGGAAAAACCTAAAGAAGCAGGAGAGGGTGCTTTGCCTAGAGGTCTCAAAGCACTTGGAGAGTTGTTTGGAGGGGGAAACGAGTAAACAATGGCAACAGCACTTGACATAGGTCTTGTAGGCTACTTTTCGGTTATTTTCCCGGTACTGCTCATTTTCGTTGTTTCTTATGCCATTCTTTCAAAATCCAAAATTTTTGGGGATAATAATGGAATCTACTCGCTCATAGCGTTTGCGATTTCTATGATGCTTCTCTTCTCGCCTGATGTGGTGAAGATCATTGCGGTAATGGCGCCATGGTTTATACTCATCTTCTTATTCTTTGTTTTCGGTATGATCTTGTTACAGTTCATGGGTGTTGAAGCTGCGAAGATTACGAACTACATGTCGTCTGATTGGACTGCGGTTCACTGGATTGTTTTGGGTCTTGCAATGACCATTCTCATAGGTAGCATTGGTGTTGTGTTTGGACAATCCTTACTTCCGTTTTCAAGTGACAGTGCTGATGGGGTTTCCACTGTTTCAGGAGCTGATGGAAGTGGTTTTGATACTGATACGGGAGATTTTAACCAGAATGTTGCAAGAACTCTTTTCCATCCCAAGGTGCTTGGATTGATCTTCTTATTTTTCATAGGCGCAGCAACTATTAGAATGCTCACTCAAGCGTGAGTGC from Candidatus Woesearchaeota archaeon includes these protein-coding regions:
- a CDS encoding DNA repair exonuclease, which gives rise to MRFIHCADIHIGAWRDQRMSQLPLKAFTQLVDDALSLKVDFILLAGDFFNTALPSIDLLKSTIIQLIRLKNAQIPVYCIPGSHDYSPSGKTMLDILEQTNLLTNVFKGTIRDEELHLAFTQDPKTGAKLTGMPGRKGVLEKKLYTKLARTNLEQEVGFKIFLFHTALDELKPEHLDLMDAAPISLLPQGFEYYAGGHVHVVNQKTFSQYKNVLYPGPLFPTTFSELERLSVGGYYFYDEGTITYEPIVVKKHQHFVIDVTNKSPVQINEEIIRIANNPIDQTIITVRFTGELENSTLADINLQSARSFIEQKAFCVLFSLNEVMVKKKEMKKEIIKVTAEQEEIMRALDCERKEGETVHDFEKRLLERVFATLQIK
- the gatC gene encoding Asp-tRNA(Asn)/Glu-tRNA(Gln) amidotransferase GatCAB subunit C, producing the protein MDITKELLEQVAKNARIELSEEEKEEFLSQLKEILDFFEHIKEFETSAEPSFHPLPLQDALREDEPQECLSIEEALSQTEHKKDSYFKGPKIL
- the gatB gene encoding Asp-tRNA(Asn)/Glu-tRNA(Gln) amidotransferase subunit GatB, producing MSESFTSDVVIGLEIHVELNTRTKLFCGCSRIPLRENEPPNSRTCPTCLGMPGAKPVVNKAAIEQGIKLALALHCSIAPTLIFSRKSYFYPDLSKNYQTSQFEIPLGSNGHIRLPSGKTVGIVRAHLEEDPASLVHKGAYSLVDYNRSGDPLCEIVTGPDMNSPEEARELMKELITVLHYLGVFDASTCIIKADANISIKESGYVRSEVKNITGFKEIERALCYEVERQRDAVKRGEQLVQDTRAWDAVKGVTTRMRTKETEADYGYIIDPDLVPITLSEEFVNSIKDSMPELHFEKVKKFVEEHSIPEEDARILAQELSLAHLFEEVAQRIDPKLAVRWLRHELNKVLNESEKVWSEVEADESQIIELLELVDEKKITDISAREILAELIKRPFSPKEYVKEKGLEVVSDSSALKPLLQKLIEEHPQAVEDVKSGEPKAINFFVGKVMKETKGQASPAQVNKLLKELLDL
- the gatA gene encoding Asp-tRNA(Asn)/Glu-tRNA(Gln) amidotransferase subunit GatA — translated: MTPQQAQELTHCFSTLQEMKPTQDGPLSGVTISLKDAICAKGMETTASSRILKGYKPLINATVVEKVLAAGATIIGKTIQDEFGFGGFCVNTGLDVPIPKNPVDQNRSCGGSSGGAGAAAKLIDNHVALGESTGGSIVVPAAFCGVYGFAPTYSRVSRYGLLSYGNSLDKIGPLSKDPELIIKTLNVIMGYDEKDSTSSKKKVEPLSYRGVNGLTIGVLNIEGVHPEIVQAMNKKIDLWKQEGACVKEINLPLTKKYSLATYYILAMSEASTNLAKYCGMRYGMVEPLEEPYNEYFTKVRSKHFGKEAKRRIILGTFARMAGQRDAFYIKAARVRTEIINEYKKAFEEVDVIVSATSPMFPPTFDEIEKLTPLQHYLADQLVVGPNLAGLPHMNVPLDTKLPSGLLVIGNHFEEDKVVQFR
- a CDS encoding GTP-binding protein; protein product: MINFVQKFIQKVLKDIFKSRRDIKIGLYGPPNGGKTTLANVICQDWLGEEMGSASKIEHETREVQEKESIVVKKGRKELKFNLVDTPGIATKIDYEDFMKKGMKEKQAKQRAKEATKGVVDAIKWLDKMDVVIVVLDATKDPYSQVNITIIGNLQARNIPVLIVGNKIDLKRANLKRIRAAFPQYDVVGISAKKKKNIDALYEALFVLVG